A portion of the Luteimonas galliterrae genome contains these proteins:
- a CDS encoding NHLP-related RiPP peptide: MATKKTGKGPGPAPLDPKVVKKLLDLLSTDNEFRRLFKKDANAALVQAGYKPPAATKALTTGLTATATAGACLQMGAGDSIATKESIARDRAKLEEAMSLPFSFRCPAALLAS, translated from the coding sequence ATGGCAACGAAGAAAACGGGGAAGGGTCCGGGACCCGCGCCGCTGGATCCGAAGGTCGTCAAGAAGCTATTGGACCTGTTGTCCACCGACAACGAGTTCCGACGGCTGTTCAAGAAGGATGCGAATGCTGCATTGGTCCAGGCGGGCTACAAGCCGCCGGCGGCGACGAAGGCCCTGACCACAGGCCTCACGGCAACGGCCACGGCCGGCGCATGCCTGCAGATGGGTGCGGGCGACAGCATCGCCACCAAGGAAAGCATCGCCCGCGACCGCGCAAAACTCGAGGAAGCGATGTCGCTGCCCTTCAGCTTCCGCTGCCCGGCCGCGCTGCTCGCCAGCTAA